From the Natrinema amylolyticum genome, the window GACGACCGGACCCGAACTGGGCCGGATCGAGGACGCGCTCGGCTATCTCGACTGACGCGGCTGCTCCGAGGCCCGATTTCGGTTCTCTGCGCACCCCGTCTTCTCCTCGAGCGACCGCGATTGCTGTCGTTCGCTCGACTCTGAGTCCAGAAAAATTCGTTCCGTGAGTCCCCTCTCAGACCGGTATCTATATTTACTCGATATCGAGTACTCTATACATGGTCTGGCAGGATCTGGTCTTCATGGCCGGCAGTTTGCTCTCGGTCGTCTTTCTCGCGCCCGCACTCCGGGACGTGAACGCGCGAATCCCCCTCGCGACGAGCGTTCCCAAAATGGCGCTCGGGGCCGTCTACGCGGTCACGTTCGCGACGATGGGGATGTCTCTCGCTGCGATCGGTCTCCTCGCGACCGGACTCATGTGGTACTTGCTCGCGGCGTACCGCTCGCCGCGGGCGATCGCGGCCTCGCGTTCTCGCTCGTCCACTTCGGCCGCCTCGGTCGCCCGTGACGGGCAGCAGCGACTCCCGACCCTCGAGGACTGACGGTTCGATCGGGCCTCACTGACGCTCGAACCGATGTAATACCACATCGCTGTCGTCGTCCCACTCGAAATTCTCGTGGGCGCGCTCGAGCATGCGTCGATACCCCTCGAGGTCGTCCATTCCTTCGGCCCGCGCGTCCTCGTCGGTCAGCTCCCCGAGCGTCCGCTCGCGGACGGCGGTCACTTCGAAGGTCGTCCCGTCGATCGTGAACGTGTCCCCTTCATCGGCGTACTGATGGCCGCGGTGGATCTGGGTGACCTCGCCCTCGAGGGCCTGGGTCTGCATTCGCTCACTGGGCAGTAGCTCGCCGGGATCACGTTCGCTCATGGTCGCGGATTCGGTCCCGCACGGTAAAACCGTTGACCCTCCGCACATCGGGAGATCGACGGCCGAGACGCGCCTCTCGCCCTCTCGTGGCAGATGTGGCCGCTCGAATGGGAAGGGAAGATTCTTCCGACTGCCTGCCGGAGGAATGGGTATGAGTGAATTTACGGTCAGTGGTCGGTTCAAGAGCCGCGACGGCTTCGCGGAGTTCGAGACGACCATCGACGCCGAGAACGAGAACGTCGCCCGCGAACACACCTACACCCAGCTCGGAAGCCAGCACGGGCTGAAACGTAGCGAAATCGAACTCGAGGAGGTATCCCAATAATGAGCCAACAGCAACTACAGCAGCTTTCCCAGGAACTGCAGGAGATCGAAGAACAGATCGAGGCCCTTCGAACGAACGTCGAGGCCGTCCAGCAGGAGAAGACCGAGGTCGACGAGGCAATCGAGGCGCTCGACACGCTCGAGACGGGCTCGACCGTGCAGATGCCCCTCGGCGGCGGTGCGTACCTTCGAACGACCATCGAGGACATCGACGAAGTCATCGTCGACCTCGGTGCCGACTACGCCGCGGAGTTCGAGGAGGGCGACGCCGTCGACGCCCTCGAGAACAAGAAAGAGCACCTCGACGACCAGATCGACGAGCTCAACGAGGAGATCGCCGAACTCGAGACCGAGAGCGAGGAACTCGAACAGCAGGCCCAGCAGCTCCAGCAGCAGGCGATGCAACAGCAGATGCAGGGTCAGGGAATGGGCCAGGGTCAGCCCGACGAATAACGCGGCGTAGGGACTCTTACCGATACCCATGTTTGACAACCTGAAGGACAAGCTCGGTAGCTTCCGGAAAGACGCCGAAGAGGCCGCCGAAGAGAACGTCGAGGAGGTTGACGAAGACGATCTCGAGGACGAGGACCTCGAGGCGGCCGACCCGGACGCAGCGCCGGCGGAGGCGACGGACGCGGAAGCCACCGATACCACCCCCGAAACGACGGACGCCGAGACGGCGGCCCCAGCGTCCGCTGCGGTGGACCCGGACGCGGAGGTCGCGCCAGAATCGGAGTCGGGGGCGACGACCGAGTCCGCCACTGCGGACGCGGCCGAGTCCGCGGGTCAGGAACCGGCGACCGGTTCCGACGTCGATTCCCTCGAGTCCGACGACCCCGAGTCGGTCTCGGACGAACCGGTTCCCGACGAGGAGCCGGCCGAGACGGCGGTCGTCGACGAGGAAGCCGCGGACGAGGAAGCCACGGACGACGAGGACGAAGAAGCCACGGAAGTCACGGACGAGGAGGAAGACGACGCCGATGACGGCGGGCGGACCGGGCTCGGTGCCAGGGCTAGGTCCCTCTTTACGGGGTCGTCCGACGATTCCGAACCGGAATCGGACGAGGCGGCTCCCGTCGAGGAACCGTCCGACGCAACGGCTCCGACCGCGGAATCCGCCGAGATCGCCGAGACGGCATCAGTCGACGAGGGGTCGACCGAGACGGAGACGGCGGCTATCGGCGACGAATCGGCCGATACAGCGGTCGGCGACGAAGAACCGGCCGATGCCGCGGTCGGCGGCGAAGAACCGGCTGTCGACGAGACCGACGAAGCCGCTGACGACGAGGACGCCGCCGATAACGGCGGAACCGGCTTCGGTGCCAAGGCCAAGTCCCTCGTCAAGGGGAAGTTCGTCATCGAGGAGGAGGACCTCGAGGGCCCGCTCCACGAACTCGAGATGGCCCTGCTCTCGAGCGACGTCGAGATGGGCGTCGCCGAGGAGATTCTCGACAATATCCGCGACGAACTGGTCGGCGAGACACGTACCTTCACGACCTCGACCGGCGAGGTCGTCGAG encodes:
- a CDS encoding ASCH domain-containing protein, which encodes MSERDPGELLPSERMQTQALEGEVTQIHRGHQYADEGDTFTIDGTTFEVTAVRERTLGELTDEDARAEGMDDLEGYRRMLERAHENFEWDDDSDVVLHRFERQ
- the rpl18a gene encoding 50S ribosomal protein L18Ae, giving the protein MSEFTVSGRFKSRDGFAEFETTIDAENENVAREHTYTQLGSQHGLKRSEIELEEVSQ
- the pfdA gene encoding prefoldin subunit alpha, producing the protein MSQQQLQQLSQELQEIEEQIEALRTNVEAVQQEKTEVDEAIEALDTLETGSTVQMPLGGGAYLRTTIEDIDEVIVDLGADYAAEFEEGDAVDALENKKEHLDDQIDELNEEIAELETESEELEQQAQQLQQQAMQQQMQGQGMGQGQPDE
- the ftsY gene encoding signal recognition particle-docking protein FtsY, with amino-acid sequence MFDNLKDKLGSFRKDAEEAAEENVEEVDEDDLEDEDLEAADPDAAPAEATDAEATDTTPETTDAETAAPASAAVDPDAEVAPESESGATTESATADAAESAGQEPATGSDVDSLESDDPESVSDEPVPDEEPAETAVVDEEAADEEATDDEDEEATEVTDEEEDDADDGGRTGLGARARSLFTGSSDDSEPESDEAAPVEEPSDATAPTAESAEIAETASVDEGSTETETAAIGDESADTAVGDEEPADAAVGGEEPAVDETDEAADDEDAADNGGTGFGAKAKSLVKGKFVIEEEDLEGPLHELEMALLSSDVEMGVAEEILDNIRDELVGETRTFTTSTGEVVEEALHNAIYDVISVGQFDFDERIAVEDKPVTIIFTGVNGVGKTTSIAKMSRYFEERGYSTVMANGDTYRAGANEQIQEHANALNTKCISHEQGGDPAAVLYDAVEYAEANDIDVVLGDTAGRLHTDEGLMDQLEKIGRVVDPDMTLFVDEAVAGQDAVNRAREFNEAAEIDGAILTKADADSNGGAAISVAHVTGKPILFLGVGQGYDDLERFDPDEMVDRLLAEDD